In the genome of Acidobacteriota bacterium, the window AAAGGATCGACCTCGGCTACGTCACCGCCGACTACTTCGGCGCGCTCGGCGTCGGAGCGCAGATCGGCCGCCCTCTCGGCCCCGACGACGCCGTCGCGGGGCACGACAACGTGGTGGTCCTCAGCCACGACTACTGGACGCGCCGCCTCGCGGGCGACCCGCAAGTCCTCGGGAAGACCCTCAGGCTCAACGACACCGTGAGCACGATCGTCGGCGTGATGCCGCGCGAGTACCGCGGCCTCGTCAACGTGCAGCTCTGGACTCCGGTCGTGATGCGCGAGGCGCAGCGCAACGCGCGCGGCCGCTGGATGACCGTCGTCGGGCGCCTCAAGCCGGGCGTCACCCTCGAGAGCGCCCAGGCCGAGATGACGGCGATCGCGGCCTCGACCGAGAAGGAGCTTCCCGATTTCGACGGAGGGTGGGGGGTGAAGGTCGTCCCCCTCAGGGAGCAGCTCGTCTCGGAGTCCCGGCGGGCGATTCTCCTCCTGTTCGGCGCCGTCGGAGTGGTGCTTCTCATCGCCGGCGCCAACGTCGCGAACCTCCTCCTCGCCCGGGGGGCCGACCGGCTCCGGGAGATGGCGGTGCGCCTGGCGCTCGGCGCGCCCCGATCGCGGCTCGTGCGGCAGCTCCTCGTCGAGAGCACCCTCCTCTCGATGATCGGCGGCGCCGCCGGCCTCCTCCTCGCGCTCTGGGCGGTGGCGGGGTTCAGCGCGCTTCTCCCGCCCGATCTCGCCCGCTTCACCGAGATCCGGATGGGGGCTCCGGGATTCCTCTTCGCGTTCGCGCTCGCGGCGTTGAGCGGGGTCGCCTTCGGGATCGCCCCCGCGCTGGCCGCGACGCGCGCTCCGATCGAGGGGACGCTGCGCGAGGGCTCGTCGGCCGCCGGGACGGGAAGGGAGAGACTCGGCCTGCGCCATGCGCTCGTCGTCGCGGAAATGGCCCTCTCCCTCGTCCTCCTCGTCGGCGCGGGGCTCCTCCTGAAGAGCTTCTCGCGGCTGTCGAGCGTGGACGCCGGGGTGCACCGCGACGGGGTGACGGTCTTCGACATCTCGCTCCCGTCCGCCCGCTACGCCCAGCCCGAGCGCGTCGCCCGCTTCTTCGAGCAGGCGGCGGAAAGCCTCGCCACGATTCCCGGAGTCTCGTCGGTGGGGGGGATGAGCTGGCGCCTGCTCACCGGGGGCTCGGCCACCGTGTACCGGATCGCGGGGCGTGAGGCGGCCCCGCCGGGGCGGGAGCCGGTCGCCGACGTGCGGATCGTGACCCCGGACCTGTTTCGAACCCTCGGGGTTCCCCTTCTGGCGGGGAGGGCCTTCACGAAGGACGACGCGGCCGCCGCGCCGAAGAAGGTAATCGTCAACCAGGCGCTCGCGCGGAGCCAGTGGCCGGGAGAAGATCCGATCGGTCGGCACGTCTTCATGAGCTGGGGGGACGAAATCGAGGCGGAGGTGGTCGGCGTCGTCGGCGACGTGAGGCTCACCGCGCTCGACACCGAGGCCCGTGACACCCTCTATTGGTCGCAGGCCCAACTCCCGAACAACTTCATGGCGATGATGCTGAGGACGCCCGAGGATCCCGCGCATCTTGCCCGCGCGATCAAGGCCAGAATCGCGGCGCTCGATCCGACGCTGCCGGTGGCGTCGCTCGAGTCCCTGGACGAGGTCCTGAGCGACTCGCTGAGCCCGCGCCGCTTCACCGCGCTCCTTCTCGAGATCTTCGCGGGAGTCGCCCTGCTCCTCGCCGCGCTCGGGAACTACGGCGTCCTCGCGTACGCGGTGTCCCGCCGCCGCCGCGAGATCGGCATCCGCGTCGCGCTCGGCGCGCGGGCCGGGAACGTCGTGAGCCTCGTTCTCCGGCAGGGGATGGTCGCCTCGCTGGCCGGCGTGGCGATCGGCGTCCCGTGCGCGCTCGGGCTCGCCCGGCTGATGTCCGGACTCCTCTTCGAGGTGAGCCCCGGCGACGTGGAGGTGCTCGTCGCCGTCCCCGGCATCCTCGTGACCGCGTCGCTCCTCGCGTGCGTCATCCCGGCGCGGCGGGCCGTCCGCGTGGATCCGACGGTGGCTCTCAGGAGCGAGTGAAGCGCCCGGCGGAGCTCGAACGTCAGACCGGATCGATCTCCCGGACAGAGACGCGACCGCGGTGCCTGAGGTGGGGGCAGTCGCGCGCGACGGCGACCGCCTCGCCGGCGTCGCGCGCGGTCACGACGAAGTACCCCGCGATCACCCCCTCTCCCGCCATGGGGACCCCGGCCGCGACGGTGATGTCCGCGGCGTCAGGGGCGAGGAGGGTTCCGTCATCCTTGAGCTTCTCGCCGGTGATCCCGATCCCGCGGGCGCGGACCGCAGCGGCCCAGCGGCCATACTCCGCGACGCGGCCCGTCACCTCACCGTCGTGAGGCGCGTCGTAGCCGGCATCCTCGTACAGGAAAAGCACGAAGCGCGATCCCGAAGGCGCGGCGGCCTGGCCGTGGGACCAACGGACACCCGCGCCGAGGCCCGCGATGAAGACGATGATCGAGGCCGCGATCGCGCCGGCGACGGACTTCCAGCGGGAGGATCTCGGGGCGGTGAGGTGCCCGCGCCCCCGGAGCGTGCTCACGACGCGCTCCTCGAGCCACGCCGGCGGCGCCTCCTCGCGCGGGAGGCCGTCGAGCGCCCGCCGTTCCTCGTCGGTCCAGTCATCCCGATCGGTCATCGTCGTTTCCTTTCCGGCCCCTCCCGCGTCAGCGCGGCGCGGACGGCCCGTCTTGCCTTGTGGAGCTGGCTCTTCGAAGTCCCCTCGTCGATGCCGAGGGTCGCGCCAATCTCCGCGTGCGTTCTCCCCTCGACGTCGTGCAGCACCATCACCATGCGCGCGCCCGCGGGGAGGCGGCGGATCGCCTCCTCGAGATCGAGCCGGGCCGCGCCGTCGACGACGCCGGGGTCGGCCGGCTCCGGATCGATCTCGATCGATCTCTCCGGCGGGGCGCTCCGGCCCGTCTCGCGGCAGACGTTGACGGCGATCCCCGAGAGCCACGTCCGGAGAGCCGACTCCCATCGGAACGAGGCGAGGCGCGCCGCCGCGCGGGTCCACGTCTCCTGCACGGCATCCTCGGCGCCGCGCCCCGTTCCGCCGAGCAGCCGCACCGCCAGGAGGTACAGGGCGGGGGAGTGGCGGCGGTAGAGCTCCCGGAAGGCGGTCTCGTCTCCGCGCGCGGCGAAGGCGGCGGCCAACTCCCGGTCGTCGAGGTGATCTTCCATCCGGCTCACTCTATCCCTGAGTGGCGCGGGCGGGAGAAAGGGTTGCCACGAGGAGGGAACGGCAACGATCGCGCGGAGGCGCGTCACTCAGGGGAGATGAACCTGGAGCGCCCATGGGGACGCTCCCTGTCACAGGAGACACGCCATGCCGCACTTCGAGCGAAAGCTGATCGCGTCGCTGTTATGCCTCGTTCTCGGCGCCTTCCTGGCCCCGGGCCCCGTCGTCGCCGCCGCCCCCGCCTCACTCGAGGCGAAGGCCCTCTTCGAGCGTCTCAAGTCGCTCGAAGGGACGTGGGTCGGAAGGAGCACCAAGGGATGGGAGGACCAGACGTCGTTCCGGACGATCGCGGACGGCTCGGTGGTCGTCGAGACGTCGTTCGACGCCCATCCGGGGGAGACGATGCTCACGACGTACCACCTCGACGGGCCGAGGGTGATGCTGACCCATTACTGCGTCGCGAAGAACCAGCCGAGGATGGTCGCCCACGAGATCGGCGACGGAGGATCGTCGGCCGTCTTCACCTTCATCGACGGGACCGGCATGGCGTCGCGCGATGCCGGGCACATGGATCGCGCGGCCTTCTCCTTCCAGGACAGGGACCACTTCACGTCGAAGTGGAGCTGGTATCAGGACGGCAAGGAGCAGTGGATGGAGGAGATCCGCTACGAGCGGAAGTGACGCCGCGCCGGCCGGGGGCCGGCGCGCTCCATCACACTCCTGACGCCGCGGAGCCACGCCTGCCGCGCGCGGAGCATGAGAACCGCCCCCTGGCCCATCAGGTGGTTGAAGGGATCGGGATCCGTGAGCCGCGCGCGGCGATCCGCGTCGACCAGCCGGATCTCCTCGCCGATCATGTCGATGGCCTCGTCGATGAAGGCCTTCCGGCGTGACGGCGTGAGCGCACCGAGGAACCGGACGCGCGTCCGGAGCGCGTCCATCGGCACGCCCACCGCCCAGCGGGGGAGCGGGGGGCCCATCCACCCCCGCGCGGCGCGGAGACCCGCCGGCGTGAGCGAGTACAGCCACCCCTTCCGCTTGCCGGTCCTCGTCGCCTGGGCGCGAAGGAATCCCCTCTTCTCGAGCCGCTCGACCAGCGGGTAGATCGCCCCCGCGCTCCCGCTCCAGAAGGGGCTCGGCGAGCTCTGGAAGAGCCTGCGGATGGTGTAGGGGGTGCAGGGCTCTTCGGTCCAGACCACTCCCAGCGTGGCCCCCTCCAGCTCGCTCAGCCCGGTTCGCTTCCTCACGTGCCGCCCTCCCGCGTCCGCGTCCCGCCTTCCTGGATGCGCGTGCAACCTATGCTAGCATCTCCCGTATAGTACGAATAGAACTATAGGCCCGGGATGCACCCGGAAAGGAGGCGGTATGAGCCCTTACAGGACGGTCCTCACGGCCCTCTGGCTGATCTTCACGGCGGGGGCGTTCCCGGCGCTGGCGCAGATGCACGGGCACGAGCACGGTGGGGCGCAGGCGGACTCGATCTCCCTCGTCGCGGGACAGGTGACCGTCCCGATGACGCTGGTCGGCCGCCATCCCCGCATCGCGGTGATGCTCAACGGGAAGGGCCCGTACCAGTTCGTCCTCGACACCGGCGCGCACGGCTCGGTCGTCGACACCGCGGTCGCGAAGGAGCTGAAGCTCGAGGAGCTGGGCGATACTGAGCTGAACAGCCCCCTCGGCAAGCAGGGGATTCCGTCGAAGCTCGTCCGGATCGAGAGCCTCGGGCTGGGCGACGCCCGAGTGACGGGCGCGCGCGCGGCGACGATGGACCTCGTCGGAATCTTGAGGGACACGACCGTCGCGGGAGTGCTGAGCCCGAGCGTTTTTGCAGGCTGTCTCGTCACGCTCGACTACCCGAAGTCCGCCGTCACGGTGGCGAAGGGGAACCTTCCGCCAGCGGACGGCGCCCGCATCTTCGAGTTCGAGGCCGACGCCCCCCTTCCGGAGGTCCGGCTCAACGTGGCGGGGTTCGAGATTCCGGCGCACGTCGACTCGGGAAGCTCCGGAGGCATCTCCCTCCCAACCTCCTACGCGGCGAAGCTCCCGCTCGAGGCGCCGCCGGTCGAGATCCGCCGCGCGCGCACCGTCGACAAAGAGTTCGTCATCCTCGGCGCCACCCTCAAGGGGGACCTGGCCCTCGGGAGCTTCAAACTCCGGAACCCCGAGCTCTCGTTCAGCGAGTTGCCGATGGGAAACATCGGCTACGACTTTCTGAAGCGCTTTGCGGTCACGCTCGACGTGTCGCAGCATCGGTTGAAGTTCGAGGAGGGCGCGGCCGTCGCCGCGGAGCCCGCGGCTTCGCATCGCTCCCTGGTCGCGGCCGCCCCGCCTCAGCGCCGCTATGGCGTTCGGCTCCAGCCTTCGGAGTCGGGGGAGTACGAGGTCGTCGGAACAGACCCCGGCTCGCCGGCGGAGAAGGCCGGGATCCGCGCCGGCGATCGCATCCTGAAGGTCAACGGCACCCCGGTGAAGGACCTCGACACGACCCGCCTCGGCGAGATGCTCCACGCCTCGCCGGTGAAGCTCGCCATCCAGCGCGACGGAAAGGAGTCGGAGATCTCGATGGCGCTCGACTAGAGGCGCGGAGACGGAGAGGCTATCCTCGCCGCATGGACCGGGACGAGATCCTCCGCGTGCTCTCAGCCTTCGAGGCGTCGGGGCTCGAGTACGTGCTCATCGGTGCAACCGCGATGGGTTTTCACGGCCTCGTGCGGGCGACGGAGGATGTGGACCTCTTCATCCGTGCCACACCGGAGAATGTCGAGCGCCTTCGGGCCGCGTTCCGCGAGGCCTACGGCGGCGATCCGAACATCGACGAGATCACTTCGGCGGACCTGCTCGGGGACTATCCGGCCGTCCGCTACTACCCTCCGACAGGCGATCTTTACTTCGACGTGCTCACGCGCCTCGGCGAAGTGGCCCGTTTCGAATCGGTCGACTCCGAGATCAAGGAAGTCGCCGGCACGCGCGTGAGGGTGGCGACGCCGGCCGCGCTCTATCGATTGAAGAGTGGAACCGTCCGGCCGCAGGATCGCGTGGACGCGGCGGCGCTGCGAGAGCGCTTCAACTTGAAGGGCGAGGGCTGACGTGACCGTCCAGAAGTTTCGGTCGATCGAGGAGATGAACGCCGCGCGTCCGCGCAAGTCACGGGTGCCGGACTTCGAGCGCTTCCTGCGACACTGCGCCCGCTACTGGACGATTTCGCCGAAGCGTTATCCCCGGGGCGTCTTCAAGTTCCGCACGATGGAAGAGGCTCAGCGCGCCCGCGATGAACGGTGAGGCGCGGGCCCTACGGTCCCTTCAGCACCACCCCGATCGCGTGGTCCGCTCCGCCCGCGACAATCATCCAGGACCCCTCGTCGGTGGCGACGAGCGTCCCCGGTGACGCTCCGGCCGGCGGGGAGCGAAGCCCCAGGACGAGAGGGTGTCCCGTCCCCGACGCGGCCTTGCTCCGGGCGATCGCCTCGGCCTCGGTGAGAGCTCCGGGCGTGTCCGCGGCGCCTGCCGGGATGAGAATCAGGAAGTCGCGCCATGGCGAGACAT includes:
- a CDS encoding ABC transporter permease, with the translated sequence MVEGVIQDLRHAARTLRRTPGFTLVAVLTLALGIGANSAIFSVVEAVLLRAPSFKEPERLVFVWERNVARDGKPNVVGPANFIRWRERAASFESLAGMIQFSGNVQAEGEPERIDLGYVTADYFGALGVGAQIGRPLGPDDAVAGHDNVVVLSHDYWTRRLAGDPQVLGKTLRLNDTVSTIVGVMPREYRGLVNVQLWTPVVMREAQRNARGRWMTVVGRLKPGVTLESAQAEMTAIAASTEKELPDFDGGWGVKVVPLREQLVSESRRAILLLFGAVGVVLLIAGANVANLLLARGADRLREMAVRLALGAPRSRLVRQLLVESTLLSMIGGAAGLLLALWAVAGFSALLPPDLARFTEIRMGAPGFLFAFALAALSGVAFGIAPALAATRAPIEGTLREGSSAAGTGRERLGLRHALVVAEMALSLVLLVGAGLLLKSFSRLSSVDAGVHRDGVTVFDISLPSARYAQPERVARFFEQAAESLATIPGVSSVGGMSWRLLTGGSATVYRIAGREAAPPGREPVADVRIVTPDLFRTLGVPLLAGRAFTKDDAAAAPKKVIVNQALARSQWPGEDPIGRHVFMSWGDEIEAEVVGVVGDVRLTALDTEARDTLYWSQAQLPNNFMAMMLRTPEDPAHLARAIKARIAALDPTLPVASLESLDEVLSDSLSPRRFTALLLEIFAGVALLLAALGNYGVLAYAVSRRRREIGIRVALGARAGNVVSLVLRQGMVASLAGVAIGVPCALGLARLMSGLLFEVSPGDVEVLVAVPGILVTASLLACVIPARRAVRVDPTVALRSE
- a CDS encoding RNA polymerase sigma factor — encoded protein: MSRMEDHLDDRELAAAFAARGDETAFRELYRRHSPALYLLAVRLLGGTGRGAEDAVQETWTRAAARLASFRWESALRTWLSGIAVNVCRETGRSAPPERSIEIDPEPADPGVVDGAARLDLEEAIRRLPAGARMVMVLHDVEGRTHAEIGATLGIDEGTSKSQLHKARRAVRAALTREGPERKRR
- a CDS encoding PadR family transcriptional regulator, translating into MRKRTGLSELEGATLGVVWTEEPCTPYTIRRLFQSSPSPFWSGSAGAIYPLVERLEKRGFLRAQATRTGKRKGWLYSLTPAGLRAARGWMGPPLPRWAVGVPMDALRTRVRFLGALTPSRRKAFIDEAIDMIGEEIRLVDADRRARLTDPDPFNHLMGQGAVLMLRARQAWLRGVRSVMERAGPRPARRHFRS
- a CDS encoding aspartyl protease family protein, with the protein product MSPYRTVLTALWLIFTAGAFPALAQMHGHEHGGAQADSISLVAGQVTVPMTLVGRHPRIAVMLNGKGPYQFVLDTGAHGSVVDTAVAKELKLEELGDTELNSPLGKQGIPSKLVRIESLGLGDARVTGARAATMDLVGILRDTTVAGVLSPSVFAGCLVTLDYPKSAVTVAKGNLPPADGARIFEFEADAPLPEVRLNVAGFEIPAHVDSGSSGGISLPTSYAAKLPLEAPPVEIRRARTVDKEFVILGATLKGDLALGSFKLRNPELSFSELPMGNIGYDFLKRFAVTLDVSQHRLKFEEGAAVAAEPAASHRSLVAAAPPQRRYGVRLQPSESGEYEVVGTDPGSPAEKAGIRAGDRILKVNGTPVKDLDTTRLGEMLHASPVKLAIQRDGKESEISMALD
- a CDS encoding nucleotidyl transferase AbiEii/AbiGii toxin family protein, with the translated sequence MLSAFEASGLEYVLIGATAMGFHGLVRATEDVDLFIRATPENVERLRAAFREAYGGDPNIDEITSADLLGDYPAVRYYPPTGDLYFDVLTRLGEVARFESVDSEIKEVAGTRVRVATPAALYRLKSGTVRPQDRVDAAALRERFNLKGEG